GGCCCTGCGAGCGGTCATCAAGGTGGCACTGCTGAATCACGAGCCGACGGGGAAGCCCATCATCCTGGAAGGGGTGTTCGTGGGAGGAAGTGCCGGCTACGCGGAGGGAAAACTGATGCAGGTAAGGTGTCTTAAAGGTG
Above is a window of Chaetodon auriga isolate fChaAug3 chromosome 15, fChaAug3.hap1, whole genome shotgun sequence DNA encoding:
- the LOC143332383 gene encoding E3 ubiquitin-protein ligase RNF43-like gives rise to the protein MTVPLRRLAGLWPWLLMAALQVVLGQPGLESERPALRAVIKVALLNHEPTGKPIILEGVFVGGSAGYAEGKLMQ